A genome region from Ottowia testudinis includes the following:
- a CDS encoding recombinase family protein produces the protein MSADAKKRLRCAVYTRKSTEEGLDQDYNSIDAQRDAGHAYIASQRAEGWIPVADDYDDPAYSGGNMERPALKRLMADIERGLIDIVVVYKIDRLTRSLADFSKMVEVFERQGVSFVSVTQQFNTTTSMGRLMLNVLLSFAQFEREVTGERIRDKIAASKRKGIWMGGVPPLGYDVVARKLIINESEAAIVRRMFIEYPRAGSTTLFVQQLRHEGVSSKSWKAQSGKDRVGKPIDKGALYKILNNPVYLGQIRHKGVAHPGEHEPIVTQAQWDTVQSALASKPHGMRKGQIRTERPALLKGLIFTADGRAMTPHATKGRGGRLYRYYLSTRDAKEGHGASGVRMLPAGEIEEAVVAQLRGILRAPEMVAQVWREIAKRTDAAVQGMTEMQVAVALSQIDTVWEQLFPLEQHRIVTLLVERVVVQLDEMQVKLHANGIENLALDVVRTANRKTVASTKEALA, from the coding sequence ATGAGCGCTGATGCAAAGAAACGCCTTCGATGTGCCGTCTACACCCGCAAATCCACTGAGGAAGGGCTGGATCAGGACTACAACTCCATCGATGCGCAGCGCGACGCAGGCCATGCCTATATCGCCAGCCAGCGCGCCGAAGGCTGGATTCCGGTGGCGGACGACTACGATGATCCTGCGTACTCAGGCGGGAACATGGAGCGACCCGCCCTCAAACGCCTGATGGCTGACATTGAGCGTGGGCTGATCGACATTGTGGTGGTCTACAAGATCGACCGCCTAACGCGCAGTCTGGCTGACTTCTCCAAGATGGTCGAGGTGTTTGAGCGCCAAGGCGTGTCGTTTGTGTCGGTCACGCAGCAGTTCAATACCACCACATCGATGGGGCGGCTGATGCTTAACGTTCTGTTGTCCTTCGCCCAGTTTGAGCGCGAGGTCACTGGCGAGCGCATCCGCGACAAGATCGCGGCCAGCAAGCGCAAGGGCATCTGGATGGGCGGCGTGCCGCCGCTTGGGTACGACGTGGTGGCGCGCAAGCTGATCATCAACGAGTCCGAGGCCGCCATCGTGCGTCGCATGTTCATCGAGTACCCGCGCGCCGGATCGACCACCTTGTTTGTGCAGCAACTGCGGCATGAGGGTGTGAGTTCCAAATCCTGGAAGGCGCAGTCGGGAAAAGACCGAGTCGGCAAACCTATCGACAAGGGCGCGCTCTACAAAATCCTCAACAACCCCGTGTACCTGGGCCAGATCCGCCACAAGGGCGTGGCCCACCCAGGTGAGCACGAGCCCATCGTGACGCAAGCGCAATGGGACACAGTGCAGTCGGCACTGGCATCGAAGCCCCATGGCATGCGCAAGGGCCAGATTCGAACCGAACGCCCGGCGCTGCTCAAGGGGCTGATCTTCACCGCCGACGGGCGGGCCATGACGCCCCACGCCACCAAGGGGCGCGGTGGGCGCTTGTACCGCTACTACCTGTCTACGCGCGACGCCAAAGAGGGCCATGGCGCGTCGGGGGTGCGCATGCTGCCTGCCGGGGAGATTGAAGAAGCGGTGGTTGCACAGTTGCGTGGCATCCTGCGCGCGCCAGAGATGGTGGCGCAGGTCTGGCGGGAGATCGCCAAACGCACCGACGCCGCTGTGCAGGGTATGACCGAGATGCAAGTGGCTGTAGCTTTGTCGCAAATCGACACCGTATGGGAGCAGTTGTTTCCGCTTGAGCAGCACCGCATCGTGACCCTGTTGGTTGAACGGGTGGTTGTGCAGCTCGATGAGATGCAAGTGAAGTTGCACGCCAATGGCATCGAAAACTTGGCCTTAGACGTGGTGCGCACCGCCAACCGCAAAACAGTGGCCAGCACCAAGGAGGCTTTGGCATGA
- a CDS encoding LacI family transcriptional regulator, whose product MRMTTVEFPGVPMLMRASDGGVTVAIPIRIQRYSGRRHVVVPQGITTPVNAVASPTALQMALARGHRWLREIESGKARNLAEIADREKIDRSYVSRMVNMTTLAPDIQAAILDETLPEEVVLFDLAIDTPLCWQAQRQLVATVVAKVRSDMGAGKTAPAAQT is encoded by the coding sequence ATGAGGATGACGACGGTAGAGTTTCCGGGCGTCCCCATGTTGATGCGCGCCAGCGATGGCGGCGTGACGGTCGCTATCCCCATTCGCATTCAGCGCTACAGCGGTCGGCGGCACGTGGTGGTGCCGCAGGGCATCACCACCCCGGTCAACGCAGTGGCCTCGCCCACGGCCCTGCAAATGGCTCTGGCTCGTGGTCACCGTTGGCTACGGGAAATTGAGTCCGGGAAGGCCCGCAACTTGGCTGAGATTGCCGATCGGGAAAAGATCGACCGCAGCTACGTGAGTCGCATGGTCAACATGACGACCTTGGCCCCGGACATTCAGGCAGCGATCCTGGACGAGACCCTACCCGAGGAGGTGGTGCTGTTCGATCTGGCCATCGACACGCCACTGTGCTGGCAGGCCCAGCGCCAGCTTGTTGCAACCGTAGTTGCCAAAGTTCGGTCGGACATGGGTGCTGGCAAAACAGCGCCTGCTGCGCAGACTTAG
- a CDS encoding DUF2924 domain-containing protein, translated as MKPSSIAARVAALPSTRFADLKKLWAQLFDMPMPTHNRSYIERRIAYRMQELDLTKEQQQLLASNKKRIDALLQQTKPAQKVGRGELVRLAPGTVLTREFMGQTHRVVAMPDGQFEYGGKPYTSLTAIATSISGSRWSGPAFFGLRDAQKKERKGERT; from the coding sequence ATGAAACCTTCCAGCATCGCCGCCCGCGTAGCGGCGCTACCCAGCACCCGCTTCGCCGATTTGAAAAAACTCTGGGCGCAGTTGTTCGACATGCCAATGCCCACCCATAACCGCAGCTACATCGAACGGCGCATCGCGTATCGGATGCAAGAGCTGGATCTGACCAAAGAGCAGCAGCAACTTCTGGCCAGCAACAAGAAACGCATCGACGCCTTGCTGCAGCAAACCAAACCCGCACAAAAGGTTGGACGCGGTGAACTGGTGCGACTGGCTCCCGGCACCGTGCTGACGCGCGAATTCATGGGGCAAACCCACCGGGTGGTGGCCATGCCAGACGGGCAGTTCGAGTATGGCGGCAAACCCTACACCAGCCTCACCGCCATTGCGACTTCCATCTCCGGCTCCCGCTGGTCGGGTCCGGCTTTCTTCGGATTGCGTGATGCGCAGAAGAAGGAGCGCAAGGGGGAGCGAACATGA
- a CDS encoding DUF2059 domain-containing protein, with product MLNRLPAAIIMVAACALSTSAVAQNDSKRALAAKLAQIQLKADGPAMAEQLTGSAVQPILANWSQRLDETVPPARQKEVRDKLDVELKKFAESTHKAIEAQVGKSAEAALVPVFMEKLSEDEMKTIITYLESPVSAKFQSLGPDATNAWAKRIVDATKSSVESGVKSFDAAAGRIVGTASGGAAPAKK from the coding sequence ATGCTGAACCGGCTTCCTGCCGCTATAATTATGGTAGCTGCTTGCGCTTTATCCACAAGCGCTGTGGCCCAAAATGACTCAAAACGTGCGCTGGCGGCAAAGCTGGCGCAGATCCAGCTCAAGGCCGACGGCCCGGCGATGGCCGAACAGCTGACCGGCAGTGCGGTCCAGCCGATTCTGGCCAATTGGTCGCAAAGACTGGACGAAACCGTGCCACCGGCGCGCCAGAAGGAAGTGCGCGACAAGCTCGATGTCGAGCTGAAGAAGTTCGCCGAATCCACCCACAAGGCCATCGAAGCACAAGTCGGCAAATCGGCCGAAGCGGCGCTGGTGCCCGTCTTCATGGAAAAACTGAGCGAAGACGAGATGAAGACCATCATCACCTACCTCGAATCCCCGGTCAGCGCCAAGTTCCAATCGCTGGGACCTGACGCCACCAACGCCTGGGCCAAGCGCATCGTCGACGCCACCAAATCGTCGGTCGAAAGTGGCGTCAAGAGCTTTGACGCAGCGGCCGGCCGCATCGTCGGCACGGCTTCCGGCGGCGCCGCACCGGCGAAGAAGTAA
- the pheA gene encoding prephenate dehydratase, which produces MSSPPPIQSEALAKLRVQIDHLDAELLSLLNQRARVAEEVGELKRHEGTPFFRPDRVAQIIAKVQANNPGPLQNQHVASIWREIMSACLALEVPQRVAVLGPQGTFCEQAAIEFFGSAANLIYCNSFDEVFHATAAGTSQFGVVGMENSTEGVVARSFDLFLHSPVHTVGEVSLLVRHNLMRQVNSLEGIEVVLAHPQALMQCQGWLSEHLPQAERRAVSSNAEGARLAATNPAWAGLASERAAAQFGLHIVAHAIQDEAYNRTRFAVICLPQTLAMPVATGRDCTSLVVSVPNKPGSVHDMLTPLKKHGVSMTRFESRPAKSGKWEYYFYIDLQGHPSQANVAAALSELQACCAFYKMLGAYPLGQDV; this is translated from the coding sequence ATGAGTTCGCCACCGCCCATCCAGTCCGAAGCCTTGGCCAAGCTGCGCGTGCAAATTGACCATTTGGACGCCGAACTGCTGTCGCTGCTCAATCAGCGCGCACGGGTGGCCGAGGAAGTGGGCGAGCTTAAACGTCACGAAGGCACGCCTTTCTTTCGCCCCGACCGAGTCGCCCAAATCATCGCCAAGGTCCAGGCCAACAACCCTGGCCCGCTGCAGAACCAGCACGTGGCATCGATCTGGCGCGAGATCATGTCGGCCTGCTTGGCGCTCGAGGTACCGCAGCGCGTGGCGGTGCTGGGGCCGCAGGGAACCTTCTGCGAGCAAGCGGCGATCGAATTCTTCGGCAGCGCCGCCAATCTGATTTATTGCAACAGCTTCGACGAGGTGTTTCACGCCACGGCGGCTGGCACCTCACAGTTCGGCGTCGTCGGCATGGAGAACTCCACCGAAGGCGTGGTGGCCCGTTCGTTTGACCTGTTCCTGCACTCGCCCGTGCACACCGTGGGCGAAGTCAGCTTGCTGGTGCGCCACAACCTGATGCGCCAGGTCAATTCGCTGGAGGGCATCGAAGTGGTGCTGGCCCACCCGCAGGCACTGATGCAATGTCAGGGCTGGCTGTCGGAGCACCTGCCGCAGGCCGAGCGCCGCGCCGTATCCAGCAATGCCGAAGGCGCGCGGCTGGCAGCCACCAACCCCGCTTGGGCGGGACTGGCCAGCGAACGCGCGGCCGCGCAATTCGGTCTGCATATCGTGGCCCACGCCATTCAGGACGAGGCCTACAACCGCACCCGCTTTGCCGTCATCTGCCTGCCACAAACATTGGCCATGCCGGTAGCCACCGGGCGCGACTGCACCAGCCTCGTGGTGTCGGTGCCCAACAAGCCGGGTTCGGTGCACGACATGCTGACGCCGTTGAAAAAGCACGGCGTATCGATGACGCGCTTCGAGTCGCGTCCCGCCAAGTCAGGCAAATGGGAATACTATTTCTACATTGACCTGCAAGGCCACCCGAGCCAAGCCAACGTCGCCGCAGCCTTGTCTGAACTCCAGGCTTGCTGCGCCTTCTACAAAATGCTTGGCGCCTACCCCCTCGGACAAGATGTTTGA
- the ompA gene encoding outer membrane protein OmpA, with protein MKKLNKVAIMFAVATVAGSAFAAGSTINSDNWRSGHGNLIWKNGTNELCWRDAFWTPATAAPGCDGALTAPPAATPAPAAAPVATPAAPAPAPVAAQKVTYAADAFFDFDKSVLKPEGRAKLDDLVSKIQGINLEVIIAVGHTDSVGSDAYNQRLSVRRAEAVKAYLVSKGIERNRIYTEGKGEKQPVADNRTAEGRAKNRRVEVEVVGTRATK; from the coding sequence ATGAAGAAACTGAACAAAGTAGCGATCATGTTCGCTGTTGCAACCGTGGCTGGTTCCGCCTTCGCAGCTGGCTCGACGATCAACTCCGACAACTGGCGCAGCGGCCACGGCAACCTGATCTGGAAGAACGGCACGAACGAATTGTGCTGGCGCGATGCGTTCTGGACGCCTGCCACGGCAGCTCCTGGTTGCGACGGTGCCCTGACGGCGCCTCCCGCTGCCACGCCGGCTCCTGCTGCCGCACCCGTCGCTACCCCTGCTGCACCGGCTCCCGCTCCTGTGGCCGCCCAGAAAGTGACCTATGCCGCCGACGCATTCTTCGACTTCGACAAGTCGGTGCTGAAGCCCGAAGGCCGCGCTAAGCTTGACGATCTGGTCAGCAAGATCCAAGGTATCAACCTGGAAGTGATCATCGCCGTTGGCCACACCGACTCGGTGGGTTCCGACGCTTACAACCAGCGCCTGTCGGTGCGTCGTGCTGAAGCCGTTAAGGCCTATCTGGTCTCCAAGGGCATTGAGCGCAACCGCATTTACACCGAAGGCAAGGGCGAGAAGCAGCCTGTGGCCGACAACCGCACCGCCGAAGGCCGCGCGAAGAACCGTCGCGTGGAAGTCGAAGTGGTGGGCACCCGCGCCACCAAGTGA
- the gyrA gene encoding DNA gyrase subunit A yields MTSFAKETLPISLEEEMRRSYLDYAMSVIVGRALPDARDGLKPVHRRVLFSMHEANNVWNRPYVKCARVVGDVLGRFHPHGDSATYEALVRMAQDFSMRYPLIDGQGNFGSVDGDSAAAYRYTECRLEKISSEILADIDKQTVDMVPNYDGKELEPTVLPTRLPNLLINGSGGIAVGMATNIPPHNLNEVVDACLHLLHHPEASIDELMEIVPAPDFPTGGIIYGVQGVKDGYRTGRGRVVMRAKVHFEDIDKGQRQAIIVDELPYQVNKKTLQERMAELVHEKKLEGISHIQDESDKSGMRLVVELKRGEVPEVVLNNLYKQTQLQDTFGVNMVALIDGQPKLCNLKELVQVFLQHRREVVTRRTVYDLRKARDRGHVLEGLAVALANIDDFIRIIRESPTPPVAKAELMARSWDSALVREMLTRTREDGVTISADDYRPDDLDRVYGLQPDGLYRLSDTQAQEILQMRLQRLTGLEQDKIVAEYKEVMAEIEDLLDILAKPARVSSIIGDELTAVKAEFGQTKQGARRSTIEHNAQDLATEDLITPTDMVVTLSHTGYIKAQPLSEYRAQKRGGRGKQATATKEDDWIDQLFIANTHDYILCFSNRGRLYWLKVWEVPSGSRGSRGRPIVNMFPLQEGEKINVILPLTGDNRSFPADRYIFMSTAGGTVKKTALDEFSNPRKIGIIAIKLDEGDQLIGAAVTDGAHDVMLFSDGGKAVRFDENDVRALGRDTRGVRGMQLEEGQSVIAMLVADAEASDAGMEPNARNSVLTATENGYGKRTHITEYTRHGRGTKGMIAIQQSERNGKVVAATLVGAEDEIMLITDKGVLVRTRVAEIREMGRATQGVTLIALDDGAQLSGLQRIVENDAQEAAPDEPSESPTE; encoded by the coding sequence ATGACTTCATTCGCCAAAGAGACGCTCCCCATCAGTCTAGAAGAGGAGATGCGGCGAAGCTACCTGGATTACGCGATGAGCGTGATCGTGGGGCGCGCGCTCCCTGACGCCCGCGACGGCCTCAAGCCGGTGCACCGCCGGGTTCTCTTCTCCATGCACGAAGCCAACAACGTCTGGAATCGTCCTTACGTGAAGTGCGCGCGCGTGGTTGGTGACGTGCTGGGGCGCTTCCACCCGCATGGCGATTCGGCCACCTACGAAGCCCTGGTGCGCATGGCGCAAGATTTCTCGATGCGCTATCCGCTCATCGACGGTCAGGGCAATTTCGGCTCAGTCGATGGTGACAGCGCCGCCGCCTATCGGTACACGGAGTGCCGACTGGAGAAGATCTCCAGCGAGATCCTGGCCGATATCGACAAGCAGACCGTCGACATGGTGCCCAACTACGACGGCAAGGAGCTGGAACCCACAGTCCTGCCGACGCGGCTGCCGAATCTGCTGATCAATGGCTCGGGCGGCATTGCCGTGGGCATGGCCACCAACATCCCACCGCACAACCTGAATGAGGTGGTGGACGCCTGTCTGCACCTGCTGCACCACCCCGAGGCCAGCATAGACGAGCTGATGGAAATCGTGCCCGCACCCGACTTTCCCACGGGGGGCATCATTTACGGTGTACAGGGCGTCAAGGACGGCTACCGCACCGGGCGCGGCCGCGTGGTGATGCGCGCCAAGGTGCACTTCGAGGACATCGACAAGGGCCAGCGCCAAGCCATCATCGTTGACGAGCTGCCTTACCAAGTCAACAAGAAGACGCTGCAAGAGCGCATGGCCGAGCTGGTCCACGAAAAGAAGCTTGAAGGCATCAGTCACATCCAGGACGAGTCCGACAAATCGGGCATGCGCCTGGTGGTCGAACTCAAGCGCGGCGAAGTGCCCGAGGTGGTGCTGAACAACCTGTACAAGCAGACCCAGTTGCAGGACACCTTCGGCGTCAACATGGTGGCGCTGATCGACGGCCAGCCCAAGCTGTGCAACCTGAAGGAGCTGGTTCAGGTGTTCTTGCAACACCGGCGAGAGGTGGTGACACGGCGCACGGTGTACGACCTGCGAAAAGCGCGCGACCGCGGCCATGTACTCGAAGGCCTGGCCGTCGCGCTGGCCAACATCGACGACTTCATCCGCATCATCCGCGAGTCGCCCACGCCGCCTGTGGCCAAGGCCGAGTTAATGGCGCGCAGCTGGGACAGCGCGCTGGTGCGTGAGATGCTCACGCGCACGCGCGAAGATGGCGTGACCATCAGCGCCGACGATTACCGGCCCGACGACCTGGATCGCGTCTATGGGCTGCAGCCCGACGGCCTGTACCGCCTGTCGGACACGCAGGCGCAGGAAATCCTCCAGATGCGCCTGCAGCGCCTGACGGGCCTGGAGCAAGACAAGATCGTCGCCGAATACAAGGAAGTCATGGCCGAGATCGAGGATTTGCTCGACATCCTGGCCAAGCCGGCGCGCGTGTCCTCCATCATCGGCGACGAGCTGACCGCGGTGAAAGCCGAGTTCGGCCAGACCAAGCAAGGCGCGCGCCGCTCCACCATCGAGCACAACGCGCAGGATCTGGCCACTGAAGATCTGATCACGCCCACCGACATGGTGGTCACGCTCAGCCACACCGGCTACATCAAGGCCCAGCCGCTGTCCGAATACCGCGCGCAAAAGCGCGGTGGGCGCGGCAAGCAGGCCACGGCGACCAAGGAAGACGACTGGATCGACCAGCTCTTCATCGCCAACACGCACGACTACATCCTGTGCTTTTCCAACCGTGGGCGCCTGTACTGGCTCAAGGTGTGGGAAGTGCCTTCGGGCTCGCGCGGTTCGCGCGGCCGGCCGATCGTCAACATGTTCCCGCTGCAAGAGGGCGAGAAGATCAACGTGATCCTGCCGCTGACCGGTGACAACCGCAGCTTTCCGGCCGACCGCTACATCTTCATGTCCACCGCGGGCGGCACCGTAAAGAAAACGGCGCTTGATGAGTTCAGCAACCCGCGCAAGATTGGCATCATCGCCATCAAGCTCGATGAAGGCGATCAGCTCATTGGCGCGGCCGTCACCGACGGTGCGCACGACGTGATGCTGTTCTCCGACGGCGGCAAGGCGGTGCGCTTCGACGAAAACGACGTGCGCGCGCTCGGCCGCGACACGCGCGGTGTGCGCGGCATGCAGCTGGAAGAAGGCCAGTCGGTCATCGCCATGCTGGTGGCCGACGCCGAGGCCAGCGACGCCGGCATGGAACCTAATGCACGCAACAGCGTCCTAACCGCCACCGAAAACGGCTACGGAAAACGCACCCACATCACCGAATACACACGCCACGGCCGCGGCACCAAGGGCATGATCGCCATCCAGCAAAGCGAGCGCAACGGCAAAGTCGTCGCAGCGACCCTGGTCGGCGCTGAGGATGAGATCATGCTGATCACCGACAAGGGCGTGCTGGTGCGCACCCGTGTCGCCGAAATCCGCGAGATGGGGCGCGCGACTCAAGGCGTCACCCTCATCGCCCTGGACGACGGCGCCCAGCTCAGCGGCCTGCAGCGCATCGTCGAAAACGATGCGCAAGAAGCCGCGCCCGATGAACCCTCGGAATCCCCAACGGAGTAA
- the ubiG gene encoding bifunctional 2-polyprenyl-6-hydroxyphenol methylase/3-demethylubiquinol 3-O-methyltransferase UbiG: MNSTNVDPAELGKFSSLAHRWWDLEGEFGPLHAINPLRLDWIEGIAPLNGQRVLDVGCGGGILADAMARKGADVLGIDLAEKSLKVAQLHALEAGTTHIAYRDVAAEALAAEMPGRFDVVTCMEMLEHVPDPASIVNACAQLAKPGGWVFFSTINRSPKSFLMAIVGAEYVLNLVPRGTHEYARLLRPSELGQFCREAGLNLQHSRGLEYNPVTRRYRLSADTGVNYMLAARKPPQST, from the coding sequence ATGAATTCCACCAACGTCGATCCGGCCGAGCTGGGCAAATTTTCTTCTCTGGCCCATCGGTGGTGGGACCTTGAGGGCGAGTTCGGGCCGCTGCACGCCATCAACCCGCTGCGGCTCGACTGGATCGAAGGCATCGCGCCGCTCAATGGTCAACGCGTACTCGACGTTGGCTGCGGGGGCGGCATCCTGGCGGACGCCATGGCGCGCAAGGGTGCGGATGTCCTGGGCATTGATCTGGCCGAAAAGTCTCTCAAGGTCGCTCAGCTACACGCCCTGGAGGCGGGCACAACCCACATTGCGTATCGCGACGTCGCGGCCGAGGCCTTGGCAGCCGAAATGCCAGGCCGGTTCGATGTGGTGACCTGCATGGAAATGCTGGAACATGTGCCTGATCCGGCCTCCATCGTCAACGCCTGCGCACAGCTCGCCAAGCCTGGTGGCTGGGTGTTCTTTTCCACCATCAACCGCAGCCCGAAGTCTTTCCTGATGGCCATCGTTGGCGCCGAATATGTGCTGAACCTGGTGCCGCGCGGCACGCATGAATACGCCAGGCTGCTGCGCCCAAGCGAGCTGGGGCAGTTCTGTCGCGAGGCGGGCCTGAATCTTCAGCACAGCCGTGGGCTCGAATACAACCCGGTGACGCGTCGCTATCGCCTGTCCGCCGATACCGGTGTGAACTACATGCTGGCGGCCCGCAAACCCCCGCAATCAACGTGA
- a CDS encoding HAD-IA family hydrolase: MFKGVRCVLFDLDGTLIDSAADLGGAADEMRVARGLPSLPPSHYRASAGSGARGMLGVALGVTPSHADFPALREEFFDRYEQRMTRLTQPFDGVVLVLQTLAQSGIHWGVVTNKSRRFVGPLLATMPAFEGASTIVCGDTTAHTKPHPAPLHEAMRQVGARPHHCIYVGDDERDMLAGRAAGVATVAARYGYLGPDAVVARWPADAVIDFPAELLKLIETA, translated from the coding sequence GTGTTCAAAGGAGTTCGCTGCGTTTTGTTCGACCTGGACGGCACGCTGATCGACAGCGCGGCTGATCTGGGTGGGGCGGCTGATGAAATGCGCGTTGCGCGCGGTTTGCCGTCGCTGCCGCCTTCGCATTACCGGGCCAGTGCCGGGTCCGGCGCACGCGGCATGCTGGGCGTGGCTTTGGGTGTAACCCCTTCCCACGCCGATTTCCCGGCGTTGCGCGAGGAATTCTTCGACCGCTATGAGCAGCGCATGACGCGATTGACCCAGCCTTTCGATGGTGTCGTGCTGGTGTTGCAAACACTTGCACAAAGCGGTATTCACTGGGGCGTGGTCACCAACAAGTCTCGTCGTTTCGTGGGGCCGCTGTTGGCTACCATGCCGGCGTTTGAAGGCGCCAGCACCATCGTGTGCGGCGACACCACCGCCCACACCAAACCGCATCCGGCGCCACTGCACGAGGCCATGCGACAGGTCGGCGCGCGGCCTCACCACTGTATCTACGTGGGTGACGATGAGCGAGACATGCTGGCGGGCCGCGCCGCTGGAGTGGCCACGGTGGCCGCACGTTACGGCTACCTGGGCCCGGACGCCGTGGTGGCGCGCTGGCCCGCAGACGCGGTCATCGATTTTCCAGCCGAACTCTTGAAATTGATCGAGACCGCCTAA
- a CDS encoding prephenate dehydrogenase, producing the protein MFEQLGLIGCGLMGGSFALALKRAGLVRRVVGYSKSPSTTERARQLGVIDIEAPSALLAVSGADLVLLAVPVAAIESTLKAIRHLIDPNMLIMDVGSSKRDVVDAARRVLKQDVGVFVPCHPIAGREVSGVDNADAGLYGGRQIILTPIDRTLTTKLDKARALWQALGCEVIEMSPEAHDAAFAAVSHLPHLVAFALMNSITGQADGQSYLSMAGPGFRDFSRIAASDPQMWRDVLIANREEIGRQVEHFHRALEELQHLIATGQTDELERLINRASHARANWRVSPSAR; encoded by the coding sequence ATGTTTGAACAACTCGGACTGATCGGCTGCGGCCTGATGGGCGGGTCTTTCGCGCTGGCGCTCAAGCGCGCAGGACTGGTGCGCCGCGTGGTCGGCTACAGCAAATCGCCCTCCACCACCGAACGCGCCCGCCAGTTGGGCGTGATCGACATAGAGGCGCCGTCGGCGCTTTTGGCGGTTTCGGGCGCGGACCTGGTATTGCTGGCCGTGCCAGTGGCTGCGATCGAGTCGACCTTGAAAGCCATCCGGCATCTGATAGATCCGAACATGCTGATCATGGATGTCGGCTCAAGCAAGCGTGACGTGGTGGATGCCGCGCGCCGTGTCCTTAAGCAGGATGTCGGCGTCTTTGTGCCCTGTCACCCCATCGCGGGCCGCGAAGTCTCCGGGGTGGACAATGCCGACGCTGGTCTGTACGGCGGACGTCAAATCATCCTGACCCCCATCGATCGCACCCTGACCACCAAGCTCGACAAGGCGCGCGCCCTCTGGCAAGCCCTGGGGTGCGAAGTGATCGAGATGTCGCCCGAAGCGCACGACGCCGCGTTTGCCGCCGTCAGTCACCTGCCGCACTTGGTGGCGTTCGCGCTCATGAACAGCATCACTGGCCAGGCGGACGGGCAGAGCTACCTGTCGATGGCAGGGCCCGGCTTCAGGGATTTCAGCCGCATTGCCGCCAGCGACCCGCAAATGTGGCGCGACGTCCTCATCGCCAACCGCGAGGAGATCGGACGCCAGGTTGAGCATTTCCACCGGGCACTTGAGGAATTGCAGCACCTCATCGCCACTGGGCAGACCGACGAGCTAGAGCGCCTGATCAACCGTGCCAGCCATGCCCGCGCCAACTGGCGCGTGTCGCCGAGCGCGCGCTGA